A genomic window from Phoenix dactylifera cultivar Barhee BC4 chromosome 7, palm_55x_up_171113_PBpolish2nd_filt_p, whole genome shotgun sequence includes:
- the LOC103710011 gene encoding ribonuclease Y-like produces MDKLLLHGRRSSTLKTSMALISLGNTLRNSYSTESKEEHSLGIGQKARSTAEEFSRQAKEKAEKISETTKEAWEDAKEAVVGETQQEKEKLKEKVEKGNYDKIGRE; encoded by the exons ATGGACAAGCTTCTCCTCCATGGACGGCGCTCCTCTACGCTGAAGACATCCATGGCGCTGATTTCGCTTGGCAATACTCTCAGAAACAGC TACTCTACCGAGAGTAAGGAGGAACACTCACTAGGAATCGGGCAGAAGGCAAGATCAACAGCTGAAGAGTTTAGCCGGCAAGCCAAAGAAAAGGCTGAAAAAATCAGTGAGACTACCAAGGAGGCCTGGGAGGATGCCAAGGAAGCAGTGGTGGGAGAGACGCAGCAAGAGAAGGAGAAGCTCAAAGAAAAAGTTGAGAAGGGAAATTATGATAAGATAGGCCGCGAGTAA
- the LOC103710012 gene encoding protein NRT1/ PTR FAMILY 5.8-like, with amino-acid sequence MALEKRSTGLGKSCVLIIVVASVERFAYKGVASNLVTYLTDVVKMSTSSAAKSISTWVGLTSMLPLVSAILADSYWDRYSTIMASSLLYVMGLVGLTLWALLCARMPASSLFIPLYLISVGQGGYNPSLQAFGADQLEIEDNLPCSNEDKTSKKSLFFQWWYFGICGGSLLGNSTMSYIQDTLGWGLGFAIPTGAMAMSVACFLCGARFYVHKQLKLRNRPKESIVQALKAAANYIINRKLRLPSRDDDVAELELQEKPLRDDFSCSKALDTDFATVDEPPSVTKTILRLLPIWTMLLMFAVIFQQPATFFTKQGMMMKHNIGNFVIPPAMLQSSITISIILLMPLYDKLIIPFLRVFTRDENGITVLQRIGIGMCLSIVGMVVAALVESKRLGIIKDGAAESLSLKNTQLSIFWLLPQYILLGISDVFTVVGMQEFFYMQVPTTMRTIGIALYLSVFGVGSFLGALLISVVELTTGANGKNRGWLSDDARESRLDNYYWFLAVLSSISFLIFVNLSRCYQGSNASEK; translated from the exons ATGGCTCTGGAGAAGAGATCAACAGGGCTCGGCAAGTCGTGTGTTCTTATTATAG TGGTGGCTAGTGTGGAGAGATTTGCGTACAAGGGAGTGGCTTCCAACTTGGTGACTTACCTTACTGATGTGGTGAAGATGAGCACATCCTCAGCTGCGAAGAGTATTAGCACTTGGGTAGGACTCACATCGATGCTTCCCCTTGTAAGCGCGATCCTTGCCGATTCTTACTGGGATCGTTATTCGACCATCATGGCATCTTCCTTGCTCTATGTCATG GGCTTGGTGGGATTGACCTTATGGGCATTACTATGTGCAAGGATGCCAGCCTCATCCTTGTTTATTCCGCTCTACTTGATTTCAGTAGGACAAGGTGGATACAACCCATCATTGCAAGCATTTGGAGCAGATCAACTGGAGATCGAGGACAATTTGCCTTGCAGCAATGAAGATAAAACAAGCAAAAAGAGCCTCTTCTTCCAATGGTGGTACTTCGGCATATGTGGTGGAAGCCTCTTGGGAAATTCTACCATGTCTTACATTCAAGACACTTTAGGTTGGGGTCTGGGGTTCGCCATCCCCACCGGCGCCATGGCAATGTCAGTGGCATGCTTCTTATGCGGTGCCCGCTTTTATGTGCACAAGCAACTCAAGCTACGTAATAGGCCTAAAGAGAGCATAGTCCAAGCTCTCAAGGCTGCTGCAAACTATATCATAAACCGGAAACTCCGCTTGCCATCGAGGGATGATGATGTCGCAGAACTTGA GTTGCAAGAGAAACCCCTCAGAGATGACTTCAGTTGTTCAAAAGCTTTGGATACAGACTTTGCCACTGTGGATGAACCACCTAGTGTCactaaaacaattttgaggctATTGCCCATCTGGACAATGCTCCTTATGTTTGCAGTCATCTTCCAACAGCCAGCAACTTTCTTCACAAAACAAGGGATGATGATGAAGCACAACATTGGAAACTTTGTGATCCCTCCGGCAATGCTTCAGAGTTCTATCACCATCTCAATCATACTGCTAATGCCTCTTTATGATAAGCTTATAATCCCATTCCTGCGTGTGTTTACTCGCGACGAGAACGGGATTACCGTGCTTCAAAGGATCGGAATAGGCATGTGCCTTTCAATTGTTGGTATGGTTGTAGCAGCACTAGTTGAATCCAAGAGGCTGGGGATTATAAAGGACGGAGCGGCCGAATCCCTTTCGTTAAAGAACACTCAGCTGAGCATCTTTTGGTTGCTGCCTCAGTACATTCTCCTGGGAATCTCCGATGTTTTCACAGTCGTTGGAATGCAAGAGTTCTTCTACATGCAAGTTCCTACTACGATGAGAACTATTGGCATAGCGCTTTACCTCAGTGTTTTCGGTGTGGGCAGCTTTCTTGGTGCTCTGCTGATCTCGGTCGTGGAGCTGACGACCGGCGCGAATGGGAAAAACCGTGGCTGGTTATCTGATGATGCAAGGGAATCCCGGCTTGACAACTACTATTGGTTTCTGGCTGTGTTAAGCTCCATTAGCTTTCTTATTTTTGTAAACTTATCTAGATGCTACCAAGGTTCCAATGCTTCTGAAAAATGA